A section of the Malus sylvestris chromosome 17, drMalSylv7.2, whole genome shotgun sequence genome encodes:
- the LOC126610971 gene encoding callose synthase 12-like, producing MSIQRGTQSSSSDPDSEPYNIIPVHDLLADHPSLRFPEVRAAAASLRAVGNLRRPPYSQWQPHMDLLDWLALFFGFQYDNVRNQREHIVLHLANAQMRLNPPPDNIDTLDGGVLRKFRKKLLKNYTSWCSYLGKKSNIWISDRRRDTAADQRRELLYVSLYLLIWGEAANLRFVPECLCFIFHNMAMELNKILEDYIDEETGQPVMPSTSGENAFLNSVVKPIYETIRAEVESSKNGTAPHSVWRNYDDINEYFWSKRCFDKLRWPVDVGSNFFVTSSRSRHVGKTGFVEQRSFWNLFRSFDKLWIMLIMFLQAAIIVAWEEREFPWQALEEREVQVKVLTVFFTWAGLRFLQSLLDVGMQYSLVSRETLGLGVRMVLKSIVAALWIVVFGVFYGRIWTQRNQDRKWSTEANNRVVNFLTVAVVFILPELLALVLFILPWVRNFLENTNWKIFYMLSWWFQSRTFVGRGLREGLVDNIKYSLFWIFVLATKFSFSYFMQIKPLIRPSKELIKLKNVNYEWHQFFGNSNKFAVGLLWLPVVLIYLMDLQLFYSIYSSLVGAGVGLFAHLGEIRNIGQLRLRFQFFAGAIQFNLMPEEQLLNARGTLRSKFNDAIHRLKLRYGLGRPYKKLESNQVEATRFALIWNEIILIFREEDIISDSELELLELPQNSWNIRVIRWPCFLLCNELLLALSQAKELVDAPDKWLWYKICKNEYRRCAVIEAYGCIKHLLLDIIKRNTEEHSIMTVLFQEIDHSLEIEKFTKTFKTTALPELHAKLIKLVELLKKPKQDPNQVVNTLQALYEIAIRDFFKEKRSTEQLMEDGLAPRNPGSAAGLLFENAVELPDPNNVFFYRQVRRLHTILTSRDSMQNIPVNLEARRRIAFFSNSLFMNIPHAPQVEKMMAFSVLTPYYSEEVLYNKEQLRTENEDGVSTLYYLQTIYVDEWKNFMERMRREGMGSDDEIWSTKLRELRLWASYRGQTLTRTVRGMMYYYRALKMLAFLDSASEMDIREGSQEPGSTMQDIGLDRLTSERSPSSLSLTRTSSCVDSLYKGHEYGTALMKFTYVVACQIYGTQKVKKDPHADEILYLMQNNEALRVAYLDEVSTGRNEKEYYSVLVKYDQKLEKEVEIYRIKLPGPMKLGEGKPENQNHAIIFTRGDAVQTIDMNQDNYFEEALKMRNLLEEYRHYYGIRKPTILGVREHIFTGSVSSLAWFMSAQETSFVTLGQRVLANPLKIRMHYGHPDVFDRFWFLTRGGISKASRVINISEDIFAGFNCTLRGGNVTHHEYIQVGKGRDVGFNQISMFEAKVASGNGEQILSRDVYRLGHRLDFLRMLSFFYTTVGFFFNTMVVVLTVYTFLWGRLYLALSGLEGSILGNDSTNRALATVLNQQFIIQLGVFTALPMIVENSLEHGFLHAIWDFLTMQLQLSSVFYTFSMGTRTHFFGRTILHGGAKYRATGRGFVVQHKSFAENYRLYARSHFVKAIELGLILIVYASHSPVAKDTFIYIGMTITSWFLVVSWFMAPFVFNPSGFDWLKTVDDFDDFMTWIWYRGSVFAKAEQSWERWWYEEQDHLRTTGLWGKFLEIILDLRFFFFQYGIVYQLGIAAGSTSIAVYLLSWIFVFVAFGIFVVIAYARDRYASKDHIYYRLVQFLVIKLGLIVMIALLEFTEFKFMDIFTSLLAFVPTGWGLVLIAQVFRPCLQRTILWAAVVSVARLYDILFGVIVMTPVAVLSWFPGFQSMQTRILFNEAFSRGLRIFQIVTGKKSKSDKF from the exons CAATATCATCCCCGTCCACGACCTCCTCGCCGACCACCCCTCCCTCCGTTTCCCAGAGGTACGCGCCGCCGCCGCCTCCCTACGCGCCGTTGGCAACCTCCGCCGTCCCCCTTACTCCCAATGGCAGCCCCACATGGACCTCCTCGACTGGCTCGCCCTCTTCTTCGGCTTCCAGTACGACAACGTCCGCAACCAGCGCGAGCACATAGTTCTCCACCTCGCCAACGCTCAGATGCGCCTCAACCCTCCCCCGGACAACATCGACACACTCGACGGCGGCGTTTTGAGGAAGTTCCGGAAAAAGCTGCTCAAGAATTACACCAGCTGGTGCTCCTATTTGGGGAAGAAGTCCAATATTTGGATCTCCGACCGGAGGCGTGATACCGCCGCCGACCAGCGCCGGGAGCTGCTGTACGTGTCACTGTACCTGCTGATCTGGGGCGAGGCGGCGAATCTGAGGTTTGTCCCCGAGTGCTTGTGCTTTATTTTTCATAACATGGCCATGGAATTGAACAAGATCTTGGAGGATTATATTGATGAGGAGACGGGTCAGCCCGTGATGCCGTCGACGTCGGGGGAGAATGCGTTCTTGAATAGTGTTGTGAAGCCCATATACGAGACGATTCGAGCCGAGGTGGAGAGCAGCAAGAATGGGACTGCCCCTCATAGTGTGTGGAGGAACTATGATGATATCAACGAGTATTTCTGGAGTAAGAGGTGTTTTGACAAGCTCAGGTGGCCTGTTGATGTTGGGAGTAACTTTTTTGTGACTTCTAGTAGGAGTAGGCATGTGGGGAAGACTGGGTTTGTGGAGCAGAGGTCCTTTTGGAACTTGTTTCGGAGCTTCGACAAGCTCTGGATCATGTTGATTATGTTCCTCCAGGCCGCTATTATTGTTGCTTGGGAGGAGAGGGAGTTTCCGTGGCAGGCGTTGGAGGAGAGGGAAGTGCAGGTCAAGGTTTTGACTGTGTTTTTCACTTGGGCTGGTTTGAGGTTTTTGCAGTCGTTGCTTGATGTGGGAATGCAGTATAGTCTGGTTTCGAGGGAGACTTTGGGGCTCGGAGTGAGGATGGTGTTGAAGAGCATAGTTGCTGCCCTGTGGATTGTCGTTTTTGGGGTGTTCTATGGGAGGATATGGACGCAGAGAAATCAGGATCGGAAGTGGTCCACCGAGGCAAATAATCGGGTGGTGAATTTTCTTACGGTGGCAGTAGTTTTCATCCTGCCAGAGCTTTTGGCTTTGGTCCTCTTTATTCTTCCTTGGGTTCGGAATTTTCTTGAGAACACAAACTGGAAGATATTTTACATGTTATCGTGGTGGTTTCAAAGCAGAACTTTTGTTGGCCGTGGCTTGAGAGAAGGCCTTGTGGACAATATAAAGTACAGTTTGTTCTGGATTTTCGTGCTTGCTACGAAATTTTCTTTCAGCTACTTCATGCAGATCAAACCCCTGATTCGCCCGTCAAAAGAACTCATAAAACTTAAGAATGTGAACTATGAGTGGCATCAGTTTTTTGGCAACAGCAACAAATTTGCCGTGGGATTGCTGTGGCTTCCAGTCGTTTTGATATACCTCATGGATTTGCAGCTGTTTTATTCCATTTACTCCTCTCTTGTGGGGGCAGGAGTGGGCTTGTTTGCACATTTGGGCGAGATACGAAATATCGGGCAATTGAGGCTAAGATTCCAGTTCTTTGCAGGTGCAATTCAATTTAATCTCATGCCAGAAGAGCAACTGTTAAATGCAAGGGGAACTCTGAGGAGTAAGTTTAATGATGCCATCCACCGGTTGAAGCTGAGGTATGGGCTTGGACGGCCTTATAAGAAGCTCGAATCCAACCAGGTTGAGGCAACCAGGTTTGCTTTGATATGGAATGAGatcattttgatcttcagggAAGAAGATATAATTTCTGACAGCGAGCTTGAGCTGTTAGAGCTGCCACAAAATTCTTGGAATATCAGGGTTATTCGGTGGccttgttttcttctttgcaaTGAACTGCTGCTGGCACTTAGTCAGGCCAAAGAGTTAGTAGATGCTCCTGATAAGTGGCTCTGGTATAAGATATGCAAGAATGAGTACAGGCGCTGCGCTGTTATAGAAGCTTATGGTTGCATCAAGCACTTGCTACTTGACATCATCAAACGCAACACAGAAGAACATTCCATTATGACAGTCTTGTTTCAGGAAATTGATCACTCTCTTGAGATTGAGAAGTTCACGAAAACATTTAAAACGACGGCGCTTCCAGAGCTGCATGCCAAGTTGATCAAACTTGTTGAGCTTTTGAAAAAACCCAAGCAAGACCCAAACCAGGTGGTAAATACTCTGCAGGCCCTTTATGAGATTGCCATTCGAGATTTTTTCAAGGAAAAAAGAAGTACTGAGCAGCTGATGGAGGATGGTTTGGCCCCTCGTAATCCAGGTTCTGCTGCAGGGCTGCTTTTTGAAAATGCTGTTGAGTTGCCTGATCCTAACAATGTATTCTTCTATAGGCAGGTTAGGCGCTTGCACACAATACTTACCTCTCGGGACTCAATGCAGAATATCCCAGTTAACCTTGAGGCAAGACGCAGAATTGCCTTCTTCAGTAACTCCTTGTTTATGAACATACCCCATGCACCTCAAGTTGAGAAAATGATGGCCTTCAGTGTGCTGACCCCGTACTACAGTGAAGAAGTAttgtacaacaaagaacaaCTACGTACGGAGAATGAAGATGGGGTTTCTACCCTGTATTATTTACAGACAATTTATGTTGACGAGTGGAAAAATTTTATGGAGAGGATGCGCAGAGAAGGAATGGGGAGTGATGATGAAATATGGTCAACTAAGTTGAGAGAACTCAGGCTCTGGGCTTCTTACAGAGGCCAAACACTTACAAGGACCGTAAGGGGAATGATGTACTACTATCGGGCTCTGAAGATGTTGGCTTTTCTGGATTCTGCATCCGAGATGGACATTCGGGAAGGATCACAAGAACCTGGTTCCACGATGCAAGACATTGGCTTGGACAGATTGACTTCTGAGAGGTCACCTTCTTCCCTAAGTTTAACTAGAACAAGCAGTTGTGTGGACTCATTGTACAAAGGTCATGAATATGGAACTGCTTTGATGAAATTTACATATGTGGTTGCATGCCAGATATACGGAACACAAAAAGTGAAAAAAGATCCCCATGCTGAtgaaattttgtatttgatgCAAAACAACGAAGCACTTCGAGTTGCATATCTTGATGAGGTTTCAACTGGCAGGAATGAGAAGGAGTACTATTCTGTTCTTGTGAAGTATGATCAGAAATTAGAGAAGGAGGTGGAAATCTACCGCATAAAGTTGCCTGGTCCAATGAAGCTCGGAGAGGGAAAACCAGAGAATCAAAATCATGCCATTATCTTCACTCGTGGTGATGCAGTTCAGACGATTGATATGAACCAAGACAATTATTTTGAGGAGGCACTCAAAATGCGGAATCTATTGGAAGAGTACAGGCACTATTATGGCATCCGGAAGCCTACTATCTTGGGAGTCAGAGAGCATATTTTTACTGGTTCCGTCTCATCACTTGCCTGGTTTATGTCAGCTCAAGAAACAAGTTTTGTCACCTTGGGGCAACGGGTGTTGGCGAACCCCTTGAAAATTAGAATGCATTATGGTCATCCAGATGTGTTTGACAGATTTTGGTTCTTGACTCGAGGTGGCATCAGTAAAGCTTCCAGGGTCATTAACATCAGTGAAGACATTTTTGCTGGCTTTAATTGTACGTTGCGGGGTGGAAATGTCACACACCATGAATACATTCAAGTCGGCAAGGGAAGGGATGTGGGATTCAATCAAATTTCCATGTTTGAGGCCAAGGTTGCTAGTGGGAACGGGGAACAAATTCTTAGCAGAGATGTCTATAGATTGGGTCACAGGCTGGATTTCTTGCGGATGCTATCATTCTTTTACACCACAGTGGGATTCTTTTTTAATACAATGGTTGTTGTTCTTACTGTGTATACATTTCTATGGGGCCGGCTTTATCTGGCTCTTAGTGGTCTTGAAGGTTCTATATTGGGAAATGATTCTACTAACAGAGCACTTGCTACAGTCTTGAATCAGCAGTTCATTATCCAACTTGGTGTGTTCACTGCCCTTCCAATGATAGTGGAGAATTCCCTTGAACATGGATTCCTTCATGCTATTTGGGATTTCTTGACGATGCAGCTCCAGCTTTCATCAGTTTTTTACACATTCTCAATGGGAACTCGTACCCACTTTTTTGGGCGAACTATTCTTCATGGTGGTGCAAAGTATCGTGCAACTGGACGTGGCTTTGTTGTGCAGCACAAAAGTTTTGCAGAGAATTATAGGCTCTATGCTCGTAGTCATTTTGTGAAAGCAATTGAACTAGGGTTGATACTTATTGTTTATGCATCGCATAGTCCTGTAGCTAAGGACACTTTTATTTACATAGGCATGACCATCACGAGTTGGTTCCTGGTCGTGTCATGGTTTATGGCCCCCTTCGTTTTCAATCCTTCTGGCTTTGATTGGTTGAAGACTGTAGATGACTTTGATGACTTCATGACCTGGATTTGGTATCGTGGCAGTGTCTTCGCAAAAGCTGAACAGAGCTGGGAAAGATGGTGGTATGAGGAGCAAGATCATCTAAGGACCACTGGCCTCTGGGGAAAGTTTCTAGAGATAATTTTAGACCTGCgcttcttctttttccaatATGGGATTGTATACCAGCTTGGTATTGCTGCTGGAAGTACCAGTATTGCTGTTTACTTGTTGTCTTGGATCTTTGTGTTTGTGGCTTTTGGCATTTTTGTGGTGATAGCATATGCTCGGGACAGATATGCCTCAAAAGATCACATTTACTATCGGCTGGTGCAATTTCTTGTCAtaaaacttggattaattgttATGATTGCCCTGCTGGAATTCACCGAGTTCAAGTTCATGGATATTTTCACTAGTCTTCTGGCATTCGTTCCGACTGGGTGGGGATTGGTGTTGATAGCACAAGTATTTCGGCCCTGTCTGCAGCGCACTATACTGTGGGCGGCGGTTGTTTCTGTGGCTCGACTGTATGATATATTGTTTGGGGTGATTGTAATGACACCTGTGGCAGTATTATCATGGTTTCCTGGTTTTCAGTCTATGCAGACTAGGATATTGTTTAATGAAGCATTCAGCCGGGGCCTTCGTATATTCCAGATTGTTACGGGAAAAAAGTCCAAGTCAGATAAG ttTTGA